The following DNA comes from Candidatus Dependentiae bacterium.
CAGTTCACATCCATCGCAGGAAGAAGCAGTTCTATAAAACATATTTCTACAACAAGGCTCACGCGTTTACAAAGTGTTGATAGCACACCCCAAAAAAGAATGTTGAGTGGTATTAGTGAGTGGGATCGTGTAATAGGCAGCGGTATTATGCCAAGCTCACTTTTGATTTTAACCGGTGATCCTGGTATTGGTAAGTCAACATTACTACTTCAGGTTGCCAATCAACTATCACAAAAATATATCGTTTACTATTTTTCCACTGAAGAATCCCTACAACAAGTAAAATTGCGCGCACAACGACTTGGCTGTGCGAAAGGCAATTTATTATTTTCTGACCAATCAGAGCTAGAAACCATTGTAGCAACTTCCAAAAAAGACAGCCCTGATATTGTTATTATCGATTCAATACAGAATTGCTATATACCGAATGCATCTTCACTACCAGGAAGCACAGGACAACTACGCGAATCAACATTTCATTTAATGCGCTTTGCAAAAGAACATAACATTACCGTTCTGCTTACCGGTCATATTACCAAAGACGGAAATATTGCAGGCCCCAAAACACTTGAGCATATGGTTGATGGTGTTTTTTATCTACAAGGTGAAGATCGTTTAGATACGCGAATTTTACGTTCAGTTAAAAACCGATTTGGTACCATTAACGAACTCGGCTTTTTTCAAATGGGTCAACATGGCTTACAAGAAGTCCCTAACATCAATGCGCACCTATTGAGCGAAGTGTCTCATTCTCCGGGCTCTGTTTTGATTAGCATTATGGAAGGCTCACGCCCACTTCTATTAGAGTTGCAAGCATTAACCATAGAATCAAAACTTGGTATTGCTCAACGCGTTGTTTCTGGAGTTGACCATAAACAAGTCGTATTAATTGCAGCTATCCTAGAAAAATACTTACACGTTAAGCTTAGCTCTAATGATATTTTTTTAAAAATTAGTGGTGGATTTAAAATCAAAGGAAGCGCTATAGATTTAGGTATCGCACTAGCATTACTCTCTAGCTATTTTCAACAGCCAATCCCTGAGCAGTCGATTGCTTTGGGAGAAATTAGTTTAACTGGACACATTAAACCGGTAAATCAAATAAGCACCTTCGTAAAAGAAGCACAAAAATTTGGTATCAAACAATTACTTGTTGCCAAAAACCAAAAAATAGAACAATCACAATGCGTAGTAAAAAGATTTTTTAGCGTGTATGAGCTTTTATCTTTGTTTGATGCGGATAAATAAGATTTAAAATTTGATTATGATACGCTATTAAAATATCGTATAGTTGACGCCTAATTTTTTTAGTCCTATAGTATGTTTCATCCCTATTGGTCGATTCCTTGATGGCTTGCATGAACTGAGTAACGGGCACCCATGCATAACTTTTCTTATCATAGTCTTTGTTTTTATATGCATGTTTGAATACATCTGCTGGTATAAAATCAACCTTTGCCAAATACATCTCATAGTACCTCTTTGGATGAGTTGCCACTGCTTTTAATCTGGACTTGATATATTTATTACTAGCATATATATATTTTTTTTCTTGTTTTACCCCTTGTTCAAGATTATCTAAACCATACGCATATTTACCAAACACATATCGTGTTTCTTCTGCACACTCTCGCAATGCAGTAGCAAGTGGCTTAGAATCTTTTTTTTCTGATTTTCCACCAAAATCAGCCCATACTTTGCTTGGTTCTTTACCAATCAAAAAATACGCAACTCCATTACAATCATAACAATAGGGAAGAACACCAGCATTCACCCTTTTATCAAGCTTTTTACCACTCAATAAGATAGTAATGCCCGATAAGAAAATAAATACCGAAAAAAGTAAGGCTTTCTTTTTCATATTAACTCACATTTGACTTACATATTAACGTTTTACGCCAATTCTATCTTTACGTTCTTGTTCCATTCTGTTAATTACTTCTTTCAAGCGCTCCTTATAAACTTTTTCTTTTTCTTGATTTAAGTTGTTGTAACGATACACACGAATACCACTTACGGGATTAAGTAAAATATCATTAGTAATAAGTAAACGAGCCTGACGATAGTTAAGCATGCGAATTTTACTTGGTATAGTAATATAACGCTCAAGATGGTAACTAAGATCGTAATATCCTTCATTTATTCTACGTATTACCTCGCTTACAGTAGCAAATACTTCTGGATTTTTTCGGTGATATTCTTCCCTAAATTTCATTAATGAGTTTTTCAATTCCAAAAATGAAAGACCATATACATCTTGTCCAAGTATTTTAGGAATAAGTTCAATATCAAACGGTATACCAAGACGCCAAGATAAATATCCTATTTGATCAATTAAATCTTTTGGTATAAGAATTTGAAAAAGATCGCTACCCAAGTTACCTTCTTCATCTTTTAAATATTCGGTAAGAGAAATGATCTCATCAATAAATTGAGTTGAATAACCGTAAGACTTTATCGATTCCTCAAGCCAATCGCGACGAACTTCACCCCAAGGTTGAGGGTTATTGAAAAAAAACCATGTCGATTCACCTGTCATCCCAAGATTTGCAAAAAGCGCTAAATTGGTTGAAACTAAAATTGTTTTTAATCTTATTTCATTATCATCAATCATACCACTTCGCTGAATTTCATCTGTTAAAAATCTCTTAATTGGTGTCTTCGCTGCACCAGTAAAACGTGCTGTATTGTATGTCGGGTCAGCAAGATTGTAGCGAATGAACTGGAATGCTTTATTTTGCAATGCACCCACTTTACCAAAAATGCGTCTATACATCTTTCTTGTCACATCTTGAAAAAGGTGCATATAAGGAATCGCTGTATAAAATATATAGTATGAACTTTTAAATTCTCGCTCACGTTGGAATGCTTGTTGTATATTTTGTTCGTTTCTTGCAACATCACTCAATCTATTAAGATTTCTTTGATTATCTTGAACGCTCATGTGTGCTTGTGATTGAGTAAAACCAACCTCTTTGTCCTCACTTATCTGCCTTAAAAGACGATTAATAATCGCAACATCTTCTGGTGCTGCATAAACCAAAACAAACAAACAATTAAATAACCCTAAATAAAAGGCAATTATCCCCTTTTTCTGCATCCCATATCCCCTTATTTTTTAAGCAACTGTAGGTACCATTCTTCCTTGATATTTCATCAATCTTTCTTGCCTTTCTTGTTCCATTCTCTTAAATATTTCTTTCAATCTCTCCTTATACATCAATTCTCTTTCTTCACCCAGAGTTGAATAGCGATAAATTTTCAGCCCCATTCTTGGATCGAGCATCCAAGGTCCAATAAGAAGTCGTGCTTGGTAAAAGTTAAGAACTCTATTTTTATACTGCG
Coding sequences within:
- the radA gene encoding DNA repair protein RadA produces the protein MAKQKVWYSCNKCTYQTPKWIGCCPECKQWNTFQEEKQFTSIAGRSSSIKHISTTRLTRLQSVDSTPQKRMLSGISEWDRVIGSGIMPSSLLILTGDPGIGKSTLLLQVANQLSQKYIVYYFSTEESLQQVKLRAQRLGCAKGNLLFSDQSELETIVATSKKDSPDIVIIDSIQNCYIPNASSLPGSTGQLRESTFHLMRFAKEHNITVLLTGHITKDGNIAGPKTLEHMVDGVFYLQGEDRLDTRILRSVKNRFGTINELGFFQMGQHGLQEVPNINAHLLSEVSHSPGSVLISIMEGSRPLLLELQALTIESKLGIAQRVVSGVDHKQVVLIAAILEKYLHVKLSSNDIFLKISGGFKIKGSAIDLGIALALLSSYFQQPIPEQSIALGEISLTGHIKPVNQISTFVKEAQKFGIKQLLVAKNQKIEQSQCVVKRFFSVYELLSLFDADK